Proteins from one Thermotoga sp. SG1 genomic window:
- the prfB gene encoding peptide chain release factor 2, with protein sequence MISFETRTKIEELEKKFKDVLSIVNEEEVNRELKELEKKLSDPSVWDDQKKAREYTQKLKRLKNISEDLKRVRSLFEDLEVAIELSEEDMDMVNQVEEIVQDLEKAVKKLELEIILNGKYDPNNAYLSVHPGAGGTESQDWAQMLLRMYMRWAERKGFDVEIVEYQPGEEAGIKDATILIKGEYAYGYLKYESGVHRLVRISPFDAARRRHTSFASVNVIPEIEDDVDIEIKPEDLKIETFRASGHGGQHVNKTESAVRITHIPTGIVVTCQNERSQHQNKQTALKILKARLYQLELEKKRKEIQEIQGELKDISWGNQIRSYVFHPYTMVKDHRTGVETSNVDAVMDGDIDIFIEAELVYFARHSS encoded by the coding sequence ATGATCAGTTTTGAGACGAGAACGAAGATAGAAGAACTCGAAAAGAAGTTCAAAGATGTGCTTTCTATAGTCAACGAGGAGGAAGTCAACAGAGAGCTGAAGGAACTCGAAAAGAAACTCTCTGATCCTTCCGTCTGGGACGATCAGAAAAAAGCCCGTGAGTACACACAAAAACTGAAGAGACTTAAGAACATCTCTGAAGATCTGAAGAGGGTAAGATCTCTCTTTGAAGATCTCGAGGTCGCAATAGAACTCTCAGAAGAAGATATGGATATGGTGAATCAGGTAGAGGAGATCGTTCAAGATCTGGAAAAGGCTGTGAAGAAGCTTGAACTGGAGATCATCCTGAATGGAAAGTACGATCCCAACAACGCCTATCTTTCCGTTCACCCAGGTGCAGGAGGGACCGAGTCTCAGGATTGGGCTCAGATGTTGCTCAGGATGTACATGAGATGGGCAGAAAGAAAGGGCTTTGACGTTGAGATTGTGGAGTATCAGCCAGGTGAAGAGGCAGGCATAAAGGACGCAACGATTTTAATAAAGGGTGAGTACGCTTACGGATACCTGAAGTACGAGTCTGGTGTCCATCGACTGGTGAGAATTTCGCCCTTCGATGCGGCAAGAAGAAGACACACGTCTTTTGCATCGGTGAACGTGATACCAGAGATAGAAGACGATGTCGATATCGAGATAAAGCCGGAGGATTTGAAAATAGAAACCTTCAGAGCCTCTGGACATGGCGGTCAGCACGTGAACAAAACAGAGTCCGCTGTGAGGATCACGCACATTCCAACGGGAATCGTTGTCACCTGTCAAAACGAAAGATCGCAGCATCAGAACAAGCAAACAGCGTTGAAGATTTTGAAAGCAAGACTGTATCAGCTGGAGCTGGAAAAGAAGAGAAAAGAGATACAGGAGATCCAGGGAGAACTGAAGGACATATCCTGGGGAAACCAGATCAGATCCTATGTCTTTCATCCGTACACGATGGTAAAAGATCACAGAACGGGTGTGGAGACTTCAAACGTTGATGCGGTGATGGACGGTGATATCGATATCTTCATAGAAGCGGAACTTGTATACTTTGCACGTCATTCATCCTAA
- a CDS encoding helix-turn-helix domain-containing protein, translated as MLKVLVRKDIVDAFKDMITKIPHDVDWDLYEGEDYRDKVLAEKWDVIFGEKIFEMDDTVFVQTLKELELALEYVVSKKDYESLKAKYNLLLYTPELQGAKIKETLFQVQKFYNSYPVFALVSEKGIHRHAYVDFVTGGNYLSLIYHEELPINTGASTVFIDDAPSDFQPPRFSGKKVVLGMNLPPKIDIPFVVIPPLRERRMDIPYMLDGVLRSLQLQGKTFKIDDGLVKVLMNYHWPGNTQEFLEKTYEILTLKDSAEQVKSVVSDLKGTKGTDLKKFVETVVEFVERKMIEKALEESEGNRKKACEILNINYKTLSYKIKKYGLG; from the coding sequence GTGCTGAAAGTGCTCGTGAGAAAAGACATCGTCGATGCCTTCAAAGATATGATAACCAAGATCCCACACGATGTAGACTGGGATCTCTACGAGGGTGAGGATTACAGAGACAAGGTTCTGGCCGAAAAGTGGGATGTAATCTTCGGTGAGAAGATCTTTGAAATGGACGACACGGTGTTCGTTCAAACGTTGAAAGAATTGGAACTGGCTCTTGAGTATGTCGTGAGCAAGAAAGACTACGAATCCTTGAAGGCGAAATACAATCTTCTTCTGTACACTCCGGAACTTCAGGGAGCAAAAATAAAAGAGACGCTCTTTCAGGTACAGAAGTTCTACAACTCCTATCCTGTCTTTGCTCTTGTTTCTGAGAAGGGCATTCACAGACACGCGTACGTTGATTTTGTGACGGGTGGAAACTATCTTTCACTCATATACCATGAAGAACTTCCCATAAACACAGGAGCAAGCACGGTGTTCATAGACGACGCACCATCGGATTTCCAACCTCCAAGGTTTTCCGGGAAAAAGGTGGTTCTGGGAATGAACCTTCCACCTAAGATCGACATTCCATTCGTTGTAATTCCTCCTTTGCGGGAAAGAAGAATGGATATCCCCTACATGCTGGACGGGGTTCTCAGATCTCTCCAACTTCAGGGAAAGACCTTCAAAATCGACGATGGGCTAGTCAAGGTGCTCATGAACTACCACTGGCCGGGAAACACGCAGGAGTTCCTTGAGAAAACGTACGAGATCCTCACGCTGAAGGATTCTGCAGAACAGGTCAAGAGCGTTGTGAGCGATCTCAAAGGAACAAAGGGCACCGATCTGAAAAAGTTCGTCGAAACGGTCGTTGAGTTCGTGGAAAGAAAGATGATAGAAAAAGCCCTCGAAGAGAGCGAGGGCAATCGAAAAAAAGCCTGTGAAATCCTGAACATAAACTACAAAACACTGTCCTACAAGATAAAGAAGTACGGCTTAGGATGA
- a CDS encoding alkaline phosphatase family protein, protein MKLERLDEGLFYPHYNGYSIVNFSNTILKIFGEKTLHRPFPLPERFLENVRKVVVLVVDSLSYDAFSNTIQDDDVQVFPCSSVFPTTTAAALPSLYSGLTPLEHGFLGYILYLREVGSPVNMIEMAPPGFPKESVLRIHEFRFTTIFQRLKIRSFFLVPRYLLGTGFSRLMSQGAEQIGFSSFGDMIEKMLEILANQETVLVFGYWPSLDSIAHKSGVGRAYFRELKWLYRILKEELIRRLKSDTLFFMVSDHGQISTPPEREVWWDSSSEVMKLLDRPPAGEQRMMYLYTKRKKALVEYLVEKYADFAVFIDARRVTRLFGVGRNHPEFANRIGDVILITKENFSFNYRYTGKEESLAGRHGSLTHQELVVPLVVYRR, encoded by the coding sequence ATGAAGCTGGAAAGACTTGATGAAGGACTCTTCTATCCACATTATAACGGATATTCCATCGTCAATTTTTCGAACACCATCCTGAAGATATTCGGTGAAAAAACGCTTCACAGACCCTTTCCACTTCCCGAAAGATTTCTCGAAAACGTTCGCAAGGTGGTTGTTCTGGTTGTCGATTCTTTGAGTTACGATGCGTTCTCGAATACCATACAGGACGATGATGTGCAGGTGTTTCCGTGTTCTTCCGTTTTTCCCACAACCACGGCCGCCGCACTCCCCAGTTTGTACTCCGGGTTGACCCCCCTGGAACACGGTTTTCTGGGGTACATCCTTTACCTTCGAGAAGTGGGTAGCCCCGTGAACATGATAGAGATGGCTCCCCCGGGTTTTCCGAAAGAAAGTGTACTTAGAATTCATGAGTTTCGATTCACAACGATATTCCAGAGGTTAAAGATTCGATCCTTCTTTCTTGTTCCCAGATATCTACTGGGGACGGGCTTTTCCAGGCTCATGTCTCAAGGAGCAGAGCAGATCGGTTTTTCCAGTTTCGGTGACATGATCGAGAAAATGCTGGAGATACTGGCAAATCAGGAAACAGTGCTTGTCTTTGGATATTGGCCCTCACTTGATTCAATAGCACACAAATCGGGTGTTGGAAGGGCCTATTTCAGAGAACTCAAATGGCTCTACAGAATCCTGAAGGAAGAACTCATCAGGAGATTAAAATCAGACACCCTCTTTTTCATGGTGAGTGATCATGGACAGATATCAACACCACCGGAGAGGGAAGTGTGGTGGGACAGTTCTTCAGAAGTAATGAAGCTTCTCGACAGACCTCCTGCTGGTGAGCAAAGAATGATGTATCTTTACACAAAAAGAAAGAAAGCTCTGGTAGAATATCTTGTGGAAAAGTACGCTGATTTTGCGGTCTTCATCGATGCCAGAAGGGTGACACGCCTTTTTGGAGTGGGAAGGAATCATCCTGAGTTCGCGAATAGAATCGGTGATGTGATACTGATAACAAAAGAGAATTTCTCCTTCAACTACAGGTACACGGGAAAAGAAGAAAGTCTTGCTGGAAGGCATGGAAGTCTCACTCATCAGGAGTTGGTGGTTCCCCTGGTGGTCTATCGGAGGTGA
- a CDS encoding ribonuclease H-like YkuK family protein produces the protein MEVSLIRSWWFPWWSIGGDRFRYLKSPTWGKVDHQKAKHLIKKFTEGHRYEVFVGTDSDIRDGEVVYATAVVVYRFGNGATYFYTVYKDGKNRDLYTRIFKEAEMSLEMARFVEEVLELGKPVVHLDIGYEGLTKDLVSSVIGYVKGMGYPYQVKPDSFAATKIAHKHTK, from the coding sequence ATGGAAGTCTCACTCATCAGGAGTTGGTGGTTCCCCTGGTGGTCTATCGGAGGTGATAGGTTCCGTTATCTGAAGAGTCCCACTTGGGGAAAAGTAGATCATCAGAAGGCAAAGCATCTCATAAAAAAGTTCACAGAGGGGCACAGGTATGAGGTCTTCGTAGGAACGGACAGTGACATCAGAGACGGAGAGGTAGTGTACGCCACAGCGGTCGTGGTGTATCGATTTGGAAACGGTGCAACCTATTTTTACACCGTATACAAAGATGGAAAGAACAGAGACCTGTACACGAGAATATTCAAAGAAGCGGAGATGAGCCTGGAGATGGCCAGATTCGTGGAAGAGGTCCTGGAACTAGGAAAACCAGTGGTTCATCTGGATATCGGATACGAGGGTCTCACAAAAGATCTGGTCTCTTCTGTGATAGGATACGTGAAGGGAATGGGGTATCCCTATCAGGTGAAACCGGATTCTTTTGCCGCAACGAAGATCGCCCATAAACACACCAAGTGA
- a CDS encoding ComF family protein encodes MLNFLYTNTCLLCEREISPFSSLCERCRTEIIEKGPSFYHERHRSYEIFVYSTYADKLEEVIKLYKYHNETLLSGFLTEIFIRLYGYFQREADIVTWVPSSLSSLEERGFDHMELIAKKFARKLSIPFARVLKNVSEGRQVDREKEERKKLGRFVCQKPPPRRVILLDDVLTTGTSVKDCVQTLLRNGTESVFVYVLAKAR; translated from the coding sequence GTGCTGAACTTCCTCTATACGAACACGTGTCTTCTCTGTGAAAGGGAAATTTCCCCGTTTTCCTCTCTTTGTGAAAGGTGCAGGACAGAAATCATAGAAAAGGGTCCCTCTTTCTATCATGAACGTCACAGAAGCTACGAGATTTTCGTCTATTCCACCTACGCCGATAAATTAGAAGAGGTGATAAAACTCTACAAGTATCACAACGAGACTTTGCTTTCTGGTTTCCTTACAGAGATTTTCATCAGACTGTACGGTTACTTTCAGAGGGAAGCAGATATTGTTACCTGGGTACCGTCTTCTTTAAGCTCACTCGAAGAAAGAGGATTCGATCATATGGAGCTGATAGCAAAGAAGTTCGCCAGAAAACTTTCCATCCCTTTTGCGAGGGTTCTCAAAAACGTCTCGGAAGGAAGACAGGTGGACAGAGAAAAAGAAGAGAGGAAGAAGCTGGGAAGGTTCGTGTGTCAAAAGCCCCCACCCCGCAGGGTCATTTTACTGGACGATGTGCTGACGACGGGAACGAGTGTAAAAGATTGCGTCCAAACACTCCTCAGAAACGGAACAGAAAGTGTTTTTGTGTACGTTTTAGCAAAGGCTAGATGA
- a CDS encoding glycerate kinase, with the protein MSGSELLKTAIEIARNSIESVLPDRAVKDTLKRLNLQDVLLVSVGKAAWRMAQAAYEILNGKIRKGIVITKYGHSEGPINDFEVYEAGHPIPDENTLKATRRVIEMVEGLNEKDTVLFLLSGGGSALFELPMEGVSLEEIQEITDLLLKSGANIEEINTVRKHLSQVKGGRFAEKVHPAKVITLVLSDVLGDRIDVVASGPTSLDTSTSEEAIKILERYKINVSNNVKKALLKETPKHLSNVEIHVLGNVQKVCEAAKKIAIEKGFNSEILTTALDCEAKEAGRFIASIMKEIKFRDRPLKKPAAVILGGETVVHVKGKGLGGRNQELALSAAIALEGIEGVVLCSVGTDGTDGPTDAAGGIVDGRTVKILKEMGEDPIEYLENNDSYNALKKAGALFKTGPTGTNVNDLIVGLVI; encoded by the coding sequence TTGTCTGGTTCTGAATTACTGAAAACAGCGATCGAGATAGCGAGAAACTCCATAGAGTCTGTGTTGCCAGATAGAGCGGTGAAAGACACGCTGAAAAGATTGAACCTTCAAGATGTCTTACTCGTGTCGGTCGGAAAAGCGGCATGGCGTATGGCCCAAGCTGCTTACGAAATATTGAACGGAAAGATAAGAAAAGGGATCGTTATCACAAAGTACGGTCACAGTGAAGGCCCCATCAATGACTTTGAGGTATACGAAGCAGGACATCCCATTCCAGACGAAAATACTCTGAAAGCCACTCGAAGGGTTATAGAGATGGTTGAGGGGTTGAATGAGAAAGATACGGTCCTTTTTCTTCTATCTGGTGGGGGATCTGCCTTGTTTGAACTGCCTATGGAAGGTGTTTCTCTTGAGGAGATTCAGGAAATCACCGATTTACTGTTGAAAAGTGGCGCGAATATTGAGGAGATAAACACCGTAAGAAAGCATCTTTCACAGGTAAAAGGAGGAAGATTCGCAGAGAAGGTACATCCTGCAAAAGTTATTACGCTTGTTCTTTCCGATGTTCTTGGTGACAGGATCGATGTTGTAGCTTCCGGTCCCACCTCTTTAGACACTTCAACCTCAGAAGAGGCCATTAAGATCCTGGAAAGATACAAGATCAATGTGAGCAACAATGTAAAGAAAGCCCTTTTAAAGGAAACACCAAAGCACCTGTCAAACGTGGAGATTCATGTGTTGGGAAACGTTCAGAAGGTATGCGAGGCAGCAAAGAAGATAGCCATCGAGAAGGGTTTTAACAGCGAAATACTGACAACTGCACTGGATTGTGAAGCAAAAGAAGCAGGAAGGTTCATCGCAAGCATCATGAAGGAAATAAAATTCAGAGACAGACCCTTAAAGAAACCTGCTGCGGTGATTCTCGGTGGAGAAACGGTGGTACATGTGAAAGGAAAAGGTCTTGGAGGAAGGAATCAGGAACTCGCACTTTCGGCAGCGATAGCCCTGGAGGGAATAGAAGGAGTCGTTCTGTGCTCCGTCGGAACAGATGGAACAGACGGTCCCACGGATGCAGCGGGTGGCATCGTTGATGGAAGAACGGTAAAGATTCTGAAAGAGATGGGAGAAGATCCTATTGAATACCTCGAGAACAACGACTCCTACAACGCCCTGAAGAAAGCAGGTGCTCTTTTCAAGACAGGACCCACAGGAACGAACGTCAACGATCTGATCGTTGGCCTTGTCATCTAG
- a CDS encoding nitroreductase family protein, with the protein MDIFEAIERRHSVRDFLERKLPEDIKEEIENLLLKFITEKLNWKVNLSTFPGYVYATTKKDFEKLVDYGFQGEQIVLFLTIKDFGTCWMARSPHPDVPYIIVFGYPRSRNFTRNRKPITSFLENDVKELPPEIMKIVEMTVLSPSAMNRQPWRIRFTGGEICISSKSPVDLGIALSHAFLVAREIFKREPEIVKKGEDTYCLVLNY; encoded by the coding sequence ATGGATATTTTCGAGGCGATTGAAAGAAGGCATTCAGTGCGGGATTTTCTGGAAAGAAAGTTGCCGGAAGATATAAAAGAAGAAATAGAAAATCTTCTTTTAAAGTTTATCACGGAAAAACTCAACTGGAAAGTGAATCTTTCCACTTTCCCAGGTTACGTTTATGCAACAACCAAGAAAGATTTTGAAAAACTGGTTGATTATGGTTTCCAAGGAGAACAGATCGTTCTTTTTCTTACCATCAAGGACTTTGGAACATGCTGGATGGCACGTTCTCCTCATCCGGATGTTCCTTACATCATCGTTTTCGGGTATCCCAGATCAAGAAACTTCACCAGAAACAGAAAACCTATCACCTCTTTTCTTGAAAACGATGTGAAAGAGCTGCCGCCAGAAATCATGAAGATAGTGGAAATGACCGTACTTTCACCCTCTGCTATGAACAGACAACCATGGAGAATAAGGTTCACAGGTGGGGAGATCTGCATCTCCTCTAAAAGTCCTGTGGATCTCGGAATAGCCCTTTCACATGCGTTCCTTGTCGCACGGGAGATATTCAAAAGGGAACCAGAAATTGTGAAGAAAGGAGAGGATACATATTGTCTGGTTCTGAATTACTGA
- a CDS encoding GGDEF domain-containing protein gives MILLIEKLVHFSAAILLVFFILHLRKYLKSFKSNFMEFGIAIIIAGLLVDPFYEILGYNIMIVGIVVVFFGILRVFKNLKEIAIRDYLTGLYTRYYFFEEWLPQEMERQKRRKGKGIAFLVIDLDDFKIINDRYSHKMGDKVLKFVAQKIVENIRKTDCAVRFGGDEILVAFPEADEKTVENIVKRLEKKLLFNPFGLPLKFSYGVETWKPGEDIESVVQRADLQMYSLKSLRKQRQILSGEEDVD, from the coding sequence GTGATATTGTTGATTGAAAAATTGGTCCATTTTTCCGCTGCGATCCTTCTTGTATTTTTCATCCTTCATCTGAGAAAGTATTTGAAGAGTTTCAAAAGTAATTTTATGGAATTCGGCATAGCCATCATAATAGCAGGGCTTCTGGTCGATCCATTCTATGAGATCTTGGGATACAACATCATGATAGTTGGTATAGTAGTTGTTTTCTTTGGGATATTGAGAGTTTTTAAAAATCTCAAAGAGATTGCAATTAGAGACTATCTAACAGGACTTTACACCAGGTACTATTTCTTCGAAGAGTGGCTTCCTCAAGAGATGGAAAGACAAAAGCGAAGGAAAGGAAAGGGAATAGCTTTTCTTGTGATAGATCTTGACGACTTCAAGATAATAAACGATCGCTACTCTCACAAAATGGGAGACAAGGTTCTGAAATTTGTTGCCCAAAAGATAGTAGAAAACATAAGAAAAACAGACTGTGCCGTGAGGTTTGGAGGAGACGAGATACTGGTCGCTTTCCCAGAAGCAGACGAGAAAACAGTTGAAAACATCGTGAAGAGACTGGAAAAAAAGCTTTTGTTCAATCCATTTGGACTTCCTTTGAAATTTTCCTACGGTGTGGAAACCTGGAAACCAGGTGAAGATATAGAAAGCGTGGTGCAGAGAGCAGATCTTCAGATGTATTCTTTGAAAAGCCTGAGAAAGCAAAGGCAGATCTTGTCTGGAGAAGAAGATGTTGACTAA
- a CDS encoding YkgJ family cysteine cluster protein: MKRLEELAIKVMKLYLELENIQSGLPSCNGCRECCGTPSINIEATILEFLPLAIHLLRKGSIEKWLNILETIDESDRCVLFDPRSEHGGCSYHSFRPLVCRLFSGSYILRKGKPEVWACRYLKPQLGGLLENLPECQEIHSKLLSIDFFLAQERYPINIAFKKALEYTCVSLFPELRYKGA; this comes from the coding sequence GTGAAAAGGCTGGAAGAACTGGCTATCAAAGTGATGAAGCTGTATCTGGAACTGGAAAACATCCAGAGCGGACTTCCTTCCTGCAACGGGTGCAGGGAGTGTTGCGGTACTCCCTCCATCAACATCGAAGCGACAATCCTTGAGTTTCTTCCCTTGGCAATTCATCTTCTAAGGAAGGGCTCCATAGAAAAGTGGCTGAACATCCTTGAAACCATCGATGAGTCAGATCGATGTGTGCTCTTTGATCCTCGTTCTGAACACGGTGGATGCTCTTATCATTCTTTCAGACCTCTTGTTTGCAGACTGTTTTCTGGAAGCTACATATTGAGAAAGGGAAAACCAGAGGTGTGGGCTTGCAGATACCTAAAACCACAGCTGGGCGGACTTCTTGAAAACCTTCCCGAATGTCAGGAAATTCACTCGAAGTTGCTCTCCATCGATTTCTTCCTTGCACAGGAAAGATACCCTATAAACATCGCTTTCAAGAAAGCCCTGGAATACACCTGCGTTTCTCTTTTTCCGGAGCTTAGATACAAAGGAGCATGA
- a CDS encoding DMT family transporter, producing MRPVFYLLFGVLIASFSGVLVKISTLSPQTIAFYRVFIASLLFLLIAKKPRFLPLRDEMLSILAGFFLAMHFRFWIAAFDHTTVAGAVIPLMLQPVVTSFLSYLLYRERPALQQLITGSIVVMGVMISALGNGKFSNATTGDWLAITGTLFLCGYLVLGRKLNRKMGSTAFSLRTHAVASIVLFAFSFPSFEIVPLREWFILIALGAGCSFLGYLFINISLKNFPSSVVSMALVGETSLSMLWAYLFLGEVLGIFQITGFLISTAGLILFLLNA from the coding sequence TTGAGACCGGTTTTTTATCTCTTGTTCGGCGTCTTAATTGCTTCTTTCTCTGGTGTACTCGTGAAGATCTCAACTCTTTCTCCCCAAACCATTGCCTTCTATAGAGTCTTCATTGCCTCTTTGCTGTTTCTTCTAATCGCAAAAAAACCCAGGTTTCTTCCTCTCCGGGATGAGATGCTTTCAATCCTTGCTGGTTTCTTTCTTGCGATGCACTTTCGTTTCTGGATAGCAGCCTTTGATCATACCACAGTGGCCGGAGCCGTGATACCGCTGATGTTACAGCCTGTTGTCACAAGCTTTCTTTCGTATCTTCTCTACAGAGAAAGACCCGCACTACAGCAGCTCATCACAGGATCGATCGTTGTCATGGGTGTTATGATCTCTGCTCTTGGAAATGGGAAGTTTTCTAATGCTACCACAGGAGACTGGCTGGCGATCACTGGTACACTTTTTCTCTGTGGCTATCTTGTCCTTGGAAGAAAGTTGAACCGGAAGATGGGAAGCACCGCATTCAGTTTGAGAACACACGCTGTGGCTTCGATCGTTCTTTTTGCTTTCTCTTTCCCTTCTTTTGAGATCGTACCGTTGAGAGAATGGTTCATACTGATAGCTCTGGGGGCAGGATGTTCTTTCCTGGGATATCTGTTCATAAACATTTCACTCAAAAATTTTCCCTCGAGTGTTGTGAGTATGGCACTGGTTGGTGAAACTTCCCTTTCTATGTTGTGGGCATATCTGTTTTTGGGTGAAGTTCTGGGAATTTTCCAAATTACAGGGTTTTTGATTTCCACAGCTGGTCTCATCTTATTTCTTCTAAATGCTTGA